Proteins from one Limanda limanda chromosome 4, fLimLim1.1, whole genome shotgun sequence genomic window:
- the odad1 gene encoding LOW QUALITY PROTEIN: coiled-coil domain-containing protein 114 (The sequence of the model RefSeq protein was modified relative to this genomic sequence to represent the inferred CDS: deleted 2 bases in 1 codon), producing the protein MDIDNTESELAKLQRQFRIMEGDRQAYSLQAREQIRKQQLEMDQLRKEQEELHRNLSVCKSSSHKQQDSEDTQRVQALLEQGDMLEEELRKEKQCQKGLKREISDMELKLSELKKDEVSTSNTRGSAVQRTQKAIQTLEYKLDRALTRFNEQLSKNSHLREELQMLCVERVRFQQLDNRLDKELQEIRKKIGEMINLSTAAYDARVEAQSKMAMMREKAVKDLAQYNTEMKELERVIAHEQILKDFMTVKCSERSGQDNVPEMGHRHLSEGKEQQRMDLNEESLDVLEEVFKRIHTVTGEDNLDLLVTRFIQGEDRNFAHFNVVNEQNNETEALRDQIKHIQEGKENFQVKGLQQEHDHRSLLRDIEEQQKKTESQTDEYENQASIISNILDKSKAGVKSTFSTMECDRSVIEDVLGSSTGISENNIMSYLGLLEQKTNELLTIQAFLNSKDLEKDYNPKDLAKFLLGQDPELLQQDTPLHPPVNSVEHDTEESLVALEEDRPLSQEELRRRIMVSAILHLNILKGTCVGLKMAFAAAESDFL; encoded by the exons ATGGATATTGATAATACAG AGTCAGAACTGGCCAAACTGCAGAGGCAGTTCAGGATCATGGAAGGAGATCGGCAGGCCTACAGCCTTCAGGCCCGGGAGCAGATCCGCAAACAGca GCTGGAGATGGACCAGCTGcggaaggagcaggaggagctgcatCGCAACCTCTCCGTATGTAAGAGCTCTTCCCACAAGCagcaggacagtgaggacacCCAGCGAGTACAAGCTCTGCTGGAGCAGGGAGacatgctggaggaggagctgagaaaGGAAAAGCAGTGTCAGAAAGGCTTAAAAAGAGAG ATCTCAGACATGGAGCTGAAGCTGTCTGAGCTGAAAAAAGACGAGGTCAGCACCAGTAACACACGAGGGTCGGCGGTACAGCGGACTCAGAAGGCCATACAAACGCTGGAATACAAACTGGACAGA GCTTTGACTCGCTTCAATGAACAATTGTCCAAAAACAGCCACCTGAGGGAGGAGCTGCAAATGCTCTGTGTTGAGCGTGTCCGTTTTCAGCAGCTAGACAACAGGCTGGACAAG GAGCTGCAGGAGATCCGCAAGAAGATTGGAGAAATGATCAACCTGTCCACTGCTGCTTACGATGCTAG GGTGGAGGCTCAGTCCAAAATGGCCATGATGAGGGAGAAGGCAGTGAAGGACCTCGCCCAGTACAACACTGAGATGAAGGAATTGGAGAGAGTTATTGCACATGAGCAAATCCTGAAGGACTTTATGACCGTCAAGTGCAGCGAGAGGAGCGGGCAGGACAACGTCCCCGAGATGGGACACAGACACT TGTCTGAGgggaaagagcagcagaggatggATTTGAATGAAGAGTCTCTGGATGTTCTCGAGGAGGTTTTCAAGAGGATCCACACAGTGACAGGAGAGGACAACCTGGACCTGCTGGTCACCAGGTTCATCCAGG GTGAAGACCGCAACTTTGCACACTTCAATGTTGTTAATGAGCAAAATAATGAGACTGAAGCTCTGAGGGATCAAATCAAGCAT ATCCAAGAGGGGAAGGAGAACTTTCAAGTGAAAGGTTTGCAGCAGGAGCACGATCACCGCTCTTTGCTGAGAGACATCGAAGAACAGCAAAAGAAAACTGAATCCCAAACTGACGAGTATGAAAATCAAGCCAGCATCATAAGCAACATCCTGGACAAGAGTAAAGCAG GAGTGAAAAGCACCTTCTCCACGATGGAGTGTGACCGCTCGGTGATTGAGGATGTGCTGGGCTCCTCCACAGGGATCAGTGAGAACAACATCATGTCCTATCTGGGTCTGTTGGAACAGAAGACTAATGAGCTGCTCACCATACAAGCTTTCCTCAATTCTAAG GATCTAGAGAAGGACTACAATCCAAAAGACCTGGCCAAATTCCTTCTGGGTCAAGATCCAGAGCTGCTTCAGCAGGATACCCCTCTCCACCCTCCAGTCAACAG CGTCGAGCATGATACAGAAGAGTCTCTGGTCGCCCTTGAGGAAGACCGGCCCCTCTCACAGGAGGAACTGCGCAGAAGAATAATG GTCAGTGCAATTCTACACTTGA ACATCCTGAAGGGAACCTGTGTTGGGCTGAAGATGGCGTTCGCCGCCGCAGAGAGCGACTTCCTCTGA
- the LOC133000510 gene encoding taste receptor type 1 member 3 has translation MASAFILLVLCWHFRPSYSVKASPEWYHNISTSLFSLPGDIMLGGLFHINQLSSNLSQRTEPNNISCDRLNVYGLGLSLVMKYAVDEINANQIVLPGVKLGYEIYDTCRQAAVIVKPTIAFLAAKSTNALSVECNYTNYEPGISAVIGPFSSEMVSIIGKVLGFFLLPQISYGATSDKFSDKLLYPSFLRTVPSDKWQVDAIALLLTEFHWNWVAVVGSEEEYGQQGVQQFSKIAEKMSVCVAYQGLIPVYSDPIPAVRTIINNILATNVRVVVVFALPEPAEIFFKEVIRRNVTGVWIGSTSWSLHNRLTSLPNIQRVGTILGFTDMTKTLDLLIPYTQELLVKLSQEKSDMSRPATKSYNNPCPECWDFSPDNISLVKDPAVQRSAFNVYAAIYSVAEALHTLLECNSTACMWGSESKIYPWKLLEVLRNTSVNIGGTEIKFDSNGNPNLGYDLVEWSWEASGLNFINVGSFFGELTINKSLFKWHTANSEVPQSTCSAECEIGQVRRVKGFHSCCFDCIDCLPGTYQANQDDIQCTRCPEGQWSRIRSTKCIDPIFDILSWDAPEALLMIMAGLLLLLCQGSVGVVFLKHRGTPLVKASGGALSFVALVSLMGACLSLLLFLGQPGNAVCRLQLPLTSIFQTVALSIITFISLQIFFVTEFPETTASHLPMLRGPGIWLFVLVCCAVQAALCGWLVQEWPLLSDHVANMKIDFVRAFLSCPMSPLTGFALMQGFNCVMALISFMCTFMAVKPLHQYNLARDITFSTLLYCVTWVYFIPIYIGLNDKNRTIVHVSFILASNFGLGAAYYCPKCYLMLRKPDLNTAEQFCTFLEGVPPTAAEGEAEQPTQTDQ, from the exons ATGGCCTCAGCGTTCATTCTGCTGGTCCTGTGCTGGCACTTTAGACCGAGCTACAGTGTGAAGGCTTCACCTGAGTGGTACCACAACATTTCCACCAGCCTCTTCAGTCTGCCTGGCGACATTATGCTTGGAGGCCTTTTCCACATTAACCAGCTCTCCAGCAACCTCAGCCAGAGGACGGAGCCCAACAACATCAGCTGTGACAG GTTAAATGTATATGGACTGGGCCTCTCTCTAGTGATGAAATATGCAGTGGATGAAATCAACGCAAACCAAATTGTGCTCCCCGGTGTCAAGTTGGGTTATGAGATCTATGACACGTGCAGACAAGCTGCCGTCATCGTGAAGCCTACCATCGCCTTCCTCGCAGCAAAATCCACCAACGCGCTGTCTGTGGAGTGTAATTACACAAACTACGAGCCAGGCATATCAGCCGTGATTGGTCCGTTTAGCTCTGAAATGGTGTCCATCATTGGGAAAGTCCTCGGGTTCTTTCTCCTGCCACAG ATAAGCTATGGGGCAACCAGCGACAAATTCAGTGACAAACTTCTCTACCCTTCCTTCCTCCGCACCGTGCCTAGTGACAAGTGGCAGGTGGACGCCATTGCTCTTCTACTGACAGAGTTTCACTGGAACTGGGTGGCCGTGGTGGGCAGCGAAGAAGAGTACGGACAACAAGGCGTGCAGCAATTCTCCAAAATAGCAGAGAAGATGTCGGTATGCGTGGCCTATCAGGGGCTGATTCCAGTTTACAGCGACCCCATACCAGCAGTCAGAACCATCATCAACAACATCCTGGCAACAAATGTCAGAGTGGTGGTGGTCTTCGCTCTTCCAGAGCCAGCTGAGATCTTTTTCAAAGAG GTCATCAGGAGGAATGTAACAGGAGTGTGGATTGGCAGCACATCCTGGTCCCTCCACAACAGACTGACTTCTCTCCCCAACATCCAGAGAGTGGGAACCATCCTGGGCTTCACTGACATGACAAAGACCCTGGATCTGCTCATTCCCTACACACAGGAGCTCCTCGTCAAGCTGAGCCAGGAGAAGTCTGACATGTCACGTCCAGCAACAAAGTCATACAACAATCCCTGCCCAGAGTGTTGGGACTTCTCGCCTGATAACATCAGTTTGGTGAAAGACCCAGCAGTGCAGCGCTCGGCTTTCAATGTGTATGCTGCCATCTACAGTGTGGCAGAGGCACTGCATACACTGCTGGAGTGTAATTCAACTGCCTGTATGTGGGGATCAGAATCTAAAATCTATCCCTGGAag CTGTTGGAGGTTTTGAGGAACACGTCAGTAAACATAGGTGGCACAGAGATAAAGTTTGACAGTAATGGCAACCCAAACCTGGGATATGATTTGGTCGAGTGGAGCTGGGAGGCCTCAGGGTTAAATTTTATAAATGTTGGAAGCTTTTTTGGAGAACTGACAATCAACAAGTCCCTCTTCAAATGGCACACTGCAAACTCAGAG GTTCCCCAGTCCACCTGTTCAGCAGAATGTGAGATAGGACAGGTCCGCAGAGTCAAAGGCTTCCACTCCTGCTGTTTTGACTGTATTGACTGTTTGCCAGGAACGTACCAGGCAAATCAGG ACGACATCCAGTGTACCAGGTGCCCTGAGGGTCAATGGTCCCGGATCCGCAGCACCAAGTGCATCGATCCCATCTTTGACATTTTGTCCTGGGACGCACCTGAAGCTCTGCTGATGATCATGGCCGggttgctgttgctgctgtgtcAAGGGTCGGTTGGTGTCGTGTTCCTCAAACACCGGGGGACCCCGTTGGTGAAGGCCTCAGGTGGAGCCCTGAGTTTTGTGGCTCTTGTCAGCCTGATGGGAGCGTGTCTCAGTCTGCTGCTCTTCCTGGGACAGCCGGGAAACGCTGTGTGTCGTCTGCAGCTGCCACTTACCTCCATCTTCCAAACAGTCGCCCTCTCCATTATCACATTCATCTCCCTGCAA atATTCTTTGTGACTGAGTTCCCAGAGACAACCGCCTCTCACCTGCCCATGCTCCGAGGTCCTGGGATCTGGCTGTTCGTGCTGGTCTGCTGTGCCGTTCAGGCTGCTCTCTGTGGCTGGCTCGTTCAGGAATGGCCCTTGTTATCTGACCATGTGGCAAACATGAAAATAGACTTTGTGAGAGCTTTCCTGTCATGTCCAATGTCACCTTTGACTGGATTTGCCTTAATGCAAGGTTTCAACTGTGTTATGGCCCTTATCTCATTCATGTGCACCTTCATGGCGGTGAAGCCTCTTCATCAGTACAACCTTGCCAGGGACATCACCTTTTCCACCCTGCTCTACTGTGTGACTTGGGTGTACTTTATTCCAATCTACATAGGCTTGAATGACAAGAATAGGACCATTGTCCATGTTTCCTTCATCCTGGCAAGTAACTTTGGACTGGGGGCCGCCTACTACTGTCCAAAATGCTACTTGATGTTGAGGAAACCTGACCTCAACACAGCAGAACAATTCTGTACCTTTCTAGAGGGTGTTCCCCCAACAGCGGCTGAGGGGGAGGCAGAGCAACCGACACAGACAGACCAATAA